In Rhopalosiphum padi isolate XX-2018 chromosome 3, ASM2088224v1, whole genome shotgun sequence, the genomic stretch tattggtttttaaataatattagttttgtatAATTTCTCCTTATGTTTTTCCCTGTAATTTTTTGAGTATGTAATTTTACATAGTGATGCATCcttaattctatataatattctaatataagtttaattaatgtGTCCTATGGTTGTAAAAATGTCTTTAGTAAGAATATGATCCATCATTATTTGTGTGATGAATATTGATGAGTGTGTACTCAGCTCATTTAAtgattgtatacataattttttctttatatttttatctgtcaataaaaattttgtattaagtCTCGATTTGTATTCGGcagttaaacatattttatttacatcagatgatgaatttattaatttacccttagattttatttttaataataatgatgtaccaaaatctatatattgtaataaaagtaAGTCACATATTCCACaaagatttttcttttttttaattttagaaacaaTAAAACCAGAAGTGTATTTAACAATATCAACCACATATTCATCCAGTGCTGGTAGTTGGTTATAATAATCATGGTCAACTTCATCAAATAAAACTAAGTTTTCATTGTTGTCTGTATGTACATCACAAATTGCATCTGCATCCTTTCTAATTGCAGTGCCTACAAACAAAATACTACAGGTATCGAGTACTGAACAATTTCTATATTCTGATGACTTTATTTCATCTCTTACTAAAGTCGTTTGTATGCTGTTCTAAACTGAACTGAATTTGGATTATTGTTGTACCCTCCACGACTTCGCATAGCACTAAAAAATACTTCCAAATGATCTTGGCTTAGTTTATATCCAAGTAAGTAACTCATATCATAACGCTTGACCACctcaaacaaatttattaagttaGTGATGCATAAAAATCCAGTTTTCCTCTGACTTTTTAGTAAAAGTTCACCTTCAGGCTGACTTATACTTTTTTCATAACGAAGATTCTCAACATATGACTTGAATTTatccaaaaatagttttatacgtTATGTGTTATTGTTAATTGGAAGGTAATAATTTCCTTTGGCTAATTTATTGCGGCAATTTGTTATATCAAACGCATCATTGAAAACTTCACAAAATGTAGCTATTGGATTAGCTTCCGTTAATAAATTGAGATTTTCACAGAATTTCAAACTTGAGCTTACACTTGAGCTTAATGTTTGAGCTGCAAGGCgaaaattcatttaattttcgtGGTATTAGACATGggcttttttcaatttattagcAGTATGTAAGCCTTTACAAGCCTATGTATTCATGttctgaatttctaataaatCTACTATATGGctccatttaatttttttattttcatgatcaacaatgatttttttgttacttaATGTGTTCCTTACTAGCTTGATCATATGTGCAGCAtcccaatatatatatattgattgatCAATCTCAAAACATTTGGGAATACATACCTGGGTTTTTTATCCATGGCTTAAAATTTGGAgagtaataatcaaaattagcGCCTTATGAGTTACACATTGTCATATTACAAGAGGCTCCATCAAATGTTATAGAGACATTTTGCTCCAGTATCATtaattctaaacatttttttaacaaatttcctCTTTCAGGACCAGAAAAACTATGGATCAAGAAATAGCCTAAAAAAACATTCCAGTGACCATTTAAGCATACTGCAAAAAATACTAAAGCATTTGTAGCttctataattgtattatgaacTATCatgaaatttttgaaatttttgttttcatattgcaatatttatcaaaaagttTTCCTCTGTTTGGTTACTATATTGCCCTTCTTTTCCATTGGTATAAAATAGGTTTCATTGCTTTTAGTTGAGAAAAGAATTtcaatatcttataaaaatatcataaaaaaaataatacaatattataaataattgctaCTAAAGTGTATGCTTtgcatgtttatttaaatattacctttaaccaaatttaaaaatgttaatcattTAATGCTTAGATCAACTTGATGTTTAAGCTCGTGGTTAATTATAACAGaagtaatttgttttcatagaaaaatttaaatttttatgcacattataataatctaagATTATTAGTCCATcctgatatttatttaaaatatcattttcacctaaatataaatatgttggaAAATGAGcaagatttttttctattaattgatttttaaatagagttaattttaatttgaaagctTTGATGTAGGAATATGTACCTGAAATTAACGAATTTGCTCCTtgcagttttaattttaactcattaagGAGCTGAGTTATATCAACGAGAAAAGCTAGTTTCCATAGCCATGACAAATCAGCTAACTCAGTCACAACGCGGTTTTTTCTGTCATAAATATGTCgatttctgaaaaaaatcttTTCAAGTCGTAACCTCGGCTGAGCCAACGAACTTCACAATGATAGGGAATATCTGGGTACTCGCTTTGAATTTCAGCAAGAAAGCTCTTAAACTGACGGTGACTGAGAGCACTTTTtcgaatataatttacattctgCACAACAACATTCATAACTCCAGATATTGGTGCATTTTTCCCACACAAAGCTTGCTGGTGTATAATGCTATGTATATTGGTGCTGCTGTACCAGTCTCCAATACAGCTTTACTAACATTTCCAACCAAACCTGTATGTGCTCCACACATATTGCGTCCACCGTCAGTAGTTACgccttttaaaatgttaaaatcaaGACCcaaagcaaaaataaaatcttttatcTTCGAAAAAATGTCATTACCAGTACATAAATCTTTCATTGAGTGGACGGCGGCCAATTCTTCGGTTATTTCAAAAGATTCATTGACTCCGCGAACGAATAAAAGCAACTGCGCTGAGTCTGAAGTGTCAGTAGATTCGTCCAAagcaattgaaaaatatttaaaacttttagcaGTATCTTTTAATTAGTGAATAATATCATTTCCGAGATCTGTGGTACGTCGCGCAATTGTATTCGCTGACAAGCTAATACCGgtgaataaattgattttatctgGACAAATCTCTTCAACTGTCTTCAAAATTCACTCTTTTACAATTTGGCCATCAGTAAAAGGTTTTCCGGCTATCGTCAGAGTACGAACTACTTGAAAACTTGCTTTTACGAGAGATTCGTTTTGACATGAtcgttttgtaaaaattgaCTGTTGAGCTAGTAAATtctgttttaatatttcaaacttgTCTGATCGTAGTTTACCAGACAGCTCGTTATATGTAGATGCGTGCTTACTTTTATAATGTctaccaatattatattctttcatAACAGCAACTTTTTCCTTGCAAATAACGCATAACGCAACATTGTTTTGTTCAATGAAGAAATAGTCATTATTTCACTTTTTGTTAAAAACACGGCACTCTGTATCAACTTTCCGTTTTTTACTTAAGGCGGCTCTTAGTGACTATTATTTAAGGGGAAAAATTTAGGCAATTTCTTATTTAATCGTCGCCACTCGTGATCTTTGTGTTAGtcgtaaatgattattagtgtgAGTGTGGTTCTATATATGTACCACCACTTCCGCTCCATTGATCAGGTAGTTCGGACATTCCGATTGCGTCGCGTACTTGCGAGTTGCGTGTCTTATCGTTATCGTAAAACCATTGTTgggattttacaattataatttatcagataatgaattatgattaattatgacAATACACAAGTAAACAACctggatttaattttattacatatagtaTAGGAAATAGGTCAAATaggaatatgtatatactatatagaacatattaaacaggtttgtacatttatttaaaatcacttACTTTTTTGTCATGGATATAAATACAgaatatataacacataataataatactgtagtcGTTgttgtatgtaaaattattaaaaaataggtaataactaatctCTGATAGGTAAACCACGATGAAAACGGGAGTCTAATATTTCAAGTAACAAATGGTCatgataaaatgaaattaattgttGCTGCATTCGTTGTTCAAAAAAAGCATCATCTCGTAATATCTTTTGGTACAGCATGCCTGAAAATGTAAATgagaatgataaattaaatatttagtaaggaatgcaatatcgtatttttataaaattggtttCTCGTCGAAATGTGGCGGTAATAATGTAACTAATGTAAGAATTATgtgtaaattgtaaatcaataattgtagcttgaaattttttcatagttattagCTACTTCAGAATACccagtacaaaatataatcattctTTTTATCGGAAATACCAATTGTTTTACCAAGTGTAATAAAGAATACctaataccaataattattgtttattgtacacCATCTATAtcgataacattaaattaatattaaaaaaatataaattccacTTCCACAATATTTTGACGagatacctataaaattatatacataatttacataccTTTGGATGACCACAAGACGAAATAACAGTAAGATCTTTGTGTTACATATAGTTGTCCTTGTATTTGATAGTAGTaattatcatttgtttttaaatttaattttccatcGATGAGTGTCGcaaatttcaattttccacATTGAATAGCATCTTCGGGTGTAAGATCTTTTATAGTGTATGGACATTTAATTTCTATGATACCATCGTCGTCGATTAACCCATCAGGACTTGCAgccaaaaaattatatgttttatcaaCAAATAAACCAGCgggtttaatttttaagttgatcTCTTTTTCAAAAGAAATTCTTGCTATAGGTTCATTTTCAATACCATAGTTTGTAGATGAGTTACCGgaaaatgcattatataatatagttttaacagTGTTTTTTCTTGAAGTTGTTACTCGTAATTTACAAACCTTTCCAAAATTTGAGGCTGTCAATCGTATACTTCTCTCAGCTTTCCATAGGTCACTTTCCGACTgattttttgtagatttttctaatattttaatttcttcattGGTCTTTGATAAGCGctctaaaaattgtaattttttaatattaaattccttTGGTTCTATATCTAATATTTGAGATTCTTCTTGAATACATCCATAGTCTCTGTCCGGGCCAATATACGTTTTTTTACTAGGCTTGATATTTCCAAACAATTGTCGTCGTTTTAATTTagtgttatttttgtttgaacgtTGTTCTATAAAACGCTTAGTAAATACACCTGGACTtgattttgtcatttttttgtgtaatatacttatatgtgaTGGACCTGTATTTAAGGAAGTTAGAGCAATATGACACCGTGTTTGGTAAGAcccttttaaagaaaaattaatacgcTTTCCACCCACGTATTTGGCGACTACGCTATTATAATTTTCGACacagttattattaacattgtgaATT encodes the following:
- the LOC132927851 gene encoding uncharacterized protein LOC132927851 gives rise to the protein MCGTLENIYSEDPERKGFNINTAVTSAVLNTGQGYSQLEEFCGILDMYCMSFPTYQNIHEEVSQNIFNVSLEEMKKAGQEESKIAIENGDVDEQGRPLITVIADGAWSKRSYKSNYNALSGVASIFGWNTKKCLFVGVKNKYCIICHRASQQNEQTRSHICYKNWDSTSTSMESSIIVEGFKESIPMHNLIYDKLIGDGDSSVIKNLNLTKPYGPDLNVKKIECTNHLLRNYINRLRETASRRKCTNGNIVPGVQRTFLKNNLLRLRYAVTEAIKFRSKMKKNIIEKVKLLKSDILNGPYHVFGHHTHCAQYFCMGPKDGENNLVPDLEKSGLWNDILAARNLLAHHSSSLIHNVNNNCVENYNSVVAKYVGGKRINFSLKGSYQTRCHIALTSLNTGPSHISILHKKMTKSSPGVFTKRFIEQRSNKNNTKLKRRQLFGNIKPSKKTYIGPDRDYGCIQEESQILDIEPKEFNIKKLQFLERLSKTNEEIKILEKSTKNQSESDLWKAERSIRLTASNFGKVCKLRVTTSRKNTVKTILYNAFSGNSSTNYGIENEPIARISFEKEINLKIKPAGLFVDKTYNFLAASPDGLIDDDGIIEIKCPYTIKDLTPEDAIQCGKLKFATLIDGKLNLKTNDNYYYQIQGQLYVTQRSYCYFVLWSSKGMLYQKILRDDAFFEQRMQQQLISFYHDHLLLEILDSRFHRGLPIRD